Proteins from a single region of Helicobacter sp. 'house sparrow 1':
- the rplA gene encoding 50S ribosomal protein L1, with protein MGKKVAKRLQNLLSKFDNTQLFNLEDGVKTVKSLASAKFDETVEISLKLGVDPRHADQMIRGAVVLPNGTGKKVRVAVFAKGLKADEAKNAGADVVGDDDLVEEIKNGNLNFDMVIATPDMMALVGKVGRILGPKGLMPNPKTGTVTMEVGKAVENAKGGQVNFRVDKKGNIHAPLGKVSFDENKIKENLVEFLKTINRLKPASAKGRYIKGAALSLTMSPSVKLETQELLDIK; from the coding sequence ATGGGAAAAAAGGTAGCCAAAAGATTACAAAACTTGTTATCAAAGTTTGATAACACACAACTTTTTAACTTAGAAGATGGCGTAAAAACTGTAAAGAGTTTGGCATCTGCTAAGTTTGATGAAACTGTTGAGATTTCTTTGAAGCTTGGCGTTGACCCACGACATGCCGATCAAATGATAAGAGGAGCAGTGGTATTGCCTAATGGAACTGGAAAGAAGGTTCGTGTAGCAGTTTTTGCAAAAGGTCTCAAGGCTGATGAAGCTAAGAATGCTGGTGCAGATGTTGTTGGAGATGATGATCTTGTTGAAGAAATTAAAAATGGTAATTTGAATTTTGATATGGTAATTGCAACTCCAGATATGATGGCTTTGGTTGGTAAAGTGGGAAGAATTTTAGGACCAAAGGGCTTAATGCCAAATCCAAAGACAGGCACCGTTACGATGGAGGTTGGTAAAGCAGTTGAGAATGCAAAGGGTGGGCAAGTTAATTTCCGCGTTGATAAGAAAGGTAACATACATGCTCCACTTGGTAAGGTAAGTTTTGATGAGAATAAAATTAAAGAAAATTTAGTAGAGTTCTTAAAAACTATCAACAGATTAAAACCTGCTTCAGCAAAGGGAAGATATATTAAAGGTGCTGCATTGTCTTTGACTATGTCCCCTTCTGTGAAGCTTGAGACACAAGAATTATTAGATATTAAGTAA
- the rplJ gene encoding 50S ribosomal protein L10, protein MTKQEKQALVQSLTLEFKASNSLIVCDYKGLDVKKLESLRDSARKLNARVQVIKNTLASIALKEAGYPDLNLKDTNIFIWNDEQISLSKLVMKFADENKELFSVKIGCFDGEIVDTQHITAISKLPSRDELIGMLLSVWTAPARYFVTGLDNLKKQKEQD, encoded by the coding sequence ATGACTAAACAAGAAAAACAGGCATTGGTTCAAAGTTTAACTTTAGAGTTTAAAGCTTCTAATTCCTTGATAGTATGTGATTATAAAGGTCTAGATGTTAAGAAACTAGAGAGTTTAAGAGATTCTGCTAGAAAACTTAATGCTAGAGTTCAAGTTATCAAGAATACACTTGCAAGCATCGCGTTAAAAGAAGCTGGATATCCTGATCTTAATTTGAAAGATACTAATATCTTTATTTGGAATGATGAGCAAATTTCTCTTTCAAAGCTTGTGATGAAGTTTGCTGATGAAAATAAAGAACTATTTAGTGTTAAAATAGGATGTTTTGATGGTGAAATAGTAGATACGCAACATATAACTGCAATTTCTAAATTGCCAAGCCGTGATGAGCTTATTGGAATGTTGCTTTCTGTTTGGACTGCACCAGCAAGATATTTTGTTACAGGTTTAGATAATTTGAAAAAGCAAAAAGAACAAGATTAA
- the rplL gene encoding 50S ribosomal protein L7/L12 has product MAITKEEILDYIGNLSVLELSELVKAFEEKFGVSAAPTVVAGAVGAGAAAGGAEEKTEFNVVLTDAGANKINVIKVVREITGLGLKEAKEATEATPSTLKEGVSKEDAENFKKKLEEAGAKVEIK; this is encoded by the coding sequence ATGGCTATAACAAAAGAAGAAATTTTAGATTATATTGGTAATTTATCAGTTTTAGAGCTTTCAGAGCTAGTAAAAGCTTTTGAAGAGAAGTTTGGTGTTTCTGCTGCTCCTACAGTTGTTGCAGGTGCAGTAGGTGCAGGTGCAGCTGCAGGTGGTGCAGAAGAGAAGACAGAATTTAATGTTGTTCTTACTGATGCTGGTGCTAACAAGATTAATGTTATTAAGGTAGTTAGAGAGATTACTGGTTTAGGATTAAAAGAAGCTAAGGAAGCAACCGAAGCAACACCAAGTACATTGAAAGAAGGTGTTAGCAAGGAAGATGCTGAAAACTTCAAGAAAAAGCTAGAAGAAGCAGGTGCAAAAGTAGAAATTAAGTAA